The proteins below are encoded in one region of Parvicella tangerina:
- a CDS encoding efflux RND transporter periplasmic adaptor subunit: MSKYRKYALIVLVLGGIVSGCSSEEEVENTNEPATTEGEIILNEEQISNGDIQYAEFSQQAFTTTISVNGRVELMPDHSASVSSFFEGNVVKVFVEPGEKVEKGQQLFTIKNPSFIKTQEEYLITSIEKENLQIEYDRQKGLADEQITSLKAFQKAEKELLLTKAKLAALETELNLMNVRPDKLHAGNLTSEIAVFAPISGNVTAMNIEIGTHVSPSVTALKISGNQGKYLVFEIFEKDIDAMSGVQTIDFKRPNDVMSHKAAIVNVLPYIDGAKKSLRVYARAVNDSTQLIAGGYVSGEVKSATTLRWALPATAIIKDEGGFFAWVVNEANEGEVKLKKMVIEPGETVKGFTEVINFDQLPPNSKVVSKGGFNL, from the coding sequence ATGTCTAAATACAGAAAATACGCGTTGATTGTCCTCGTTTTAGGAGGAATTGTCAGTGGCTGTTCCTCTGAAGAGGAAGTAGAAAATACTAATGAACCTGCAACAACAGAAGGAGAGATTATCCTCAACGAGGAACAAATTAGTAATGGTGATATTCAATACGCTGAATTCTCTCAACAAGCATTTACTACGACCATATCAGTTAATGGTCGCGTTGAATTGATGCCAGATCATTCAGCCAGTGTTTCATCATTCTTCGAGGGAAATGTGGTAAAGGTATTCGTTGAACCTGGAGAGAAAGTAGAGAAAGGGCAACAACTTTTTACCATCAAAAATCCATCGTTTATTAAAACGCAGGAGGAGTATTTGATTACCTCCATTGAGAAGGAGAACTTACAAATTGAATATGATCGCCAGAAAGGATTGGCTGATGAACAAATTACTTCGCTAAAAGCATTTCAGAAAGCTGAAAAGGAATTGCTCCTAACCAAAGCTAAGTTAGCTGCATTAGAGACTGAGTTGAATCTGATGAACGTGCGGCCAGATAAATTGCATGCGGGTAATTTAACTTCTGAGATTGCTGTTTTCGCCCCTATCAGCGGAAATGTAACCGCTATGAACATTGAAATTGGAACTCATGTTAGTCCGAGTGTTACGGCTCTGAAGATATCTGGAAACCAGGGAAAATACTTGGTGTTTGAGATTTTTGAAAAGGACATAGATGCAATGTCTGGAGTGCAAACCATTGACTTCAAAAGACCTAATGATGTTATGTCTCATAAGGCAGCTATTGTCAACGTTCTTCCATATATTGATGGCGCCAAAAAATCCTTGAGGGTATATGCAAGAGCAGTCAATGATTCTACTCAGCTCATCGCAGGAGGTTATGTTAGTGGAGAAGTTAAGTCAGCCACCACCTTAAGATGGGCTTTGCCTGCAACAGCAATTATTAAGGATGAAGGTGGTTTCTTCGCTTGGGTGGTGAACGAAGCAAATGAAGGGGAAGTAAAGTTAAAAAAGATGGTCATCGAGCCAGGAGAAACGGTTAAGGGATTTACGGAAGTCATTAATTTTGATCAGTTACCGCCCAATTCGAAAGTAGTGAGTAAGGGAGGATTTAACCTTTAA
- a CDS encoding CusA/CzcA family heavy metal efflux RND transporter, with product MEKIIQFSVKNKLLVFLLVFALIGGGIYSFVHIPVGSVPDITNNQVQVITTSRNLSTQDVEKYLTYPVELEMANLPNLKEIRSVSKFGLSVVTLVFDDEIGTYVPRQLIEEKLKLAAENIPAGFGVPFMGPITTGLGEIYQYTLEVDKAHKGEYSVTELRTIQDWIVKRQLSGIPGVVEVNTWGGYLKQYEISVDPTSIATMEVSMTEIYEALEKNNSVAGGGYIEKGEQTYFVRGEGLVTSKEDIEQIPVKLVNGIPLLIKDVATVKIGAANRFGAITGNGEGEKVMGQIMMLKGANSKEVISAVNEKVALVNKSLPEGVYIKPFLERSELINKTSFTISENLILGFLIVFVVVVVLLGDIRSGLVVASIIPLTLLIALTAMYVFGVDANLMSLGAIDFGIIIDGAVIIVEFIAFKIVARSNQLLGDRQKLSQQEVDEITISSTAKMMRSAVFGQIIIMIVFIPILTLAGVEGKMFRPMALVFVFAILGAMFLCFTYVPVVASLLLKPRKANRPSLADRLMRVISRWYMPVFRRSIRSKAVFISGAALLMILAVGLFVRMGGEFVPTLDEGDLVIQPTLKTGTSLSETIRITTEVEKQLLAFPEVEGVVSRIGAAEVPTDPMSMEESDVIIKLKPKSTWKSAHTKDELVGLFKTELQKIPGVEYEFTQPIEMRFNELITGVRADLAIKIFGDNLDTLSVLAKRVEEAIQGVEGASDIIVEKTAGLPQMIVKYKKDQIAKYGVDTKSLNDLLTMGFGGKSAGVVFEGEKQFDLVVRLDEKFRKDIDNIKQLPVILPNQTVMPLEAFADVYYDEGPAKISRDDTKRRVVIGVNVRGRDLESVVKDIQTIIQNEVNIPEGYTVTYGGQYENLANATNRLLIVIPISLLLILVLLYFAFRSLKETLMIFSAIPLSAVGGVFMLYLRDMPFSISAGVGFIALFGISVLNGIVLIEEFRELKEKGYTNLNRIILKGTRVRLRPVLLTASAAALGFLPMAISTNAGAEVQRPLATVVIGGLISATLLTLIILPNLYVLFNKKSSKKGMSKVVKVITVLLILVVGQTYGQEAVSLEEAQRIAQQHNLRIQSGEEIVQSNEYMEKTAYDLEKTEVYYGFDQNNVAVNELPLHVFGVTQSFKSPGYYKSKKEWLSSKTELSNYQLEADRFYLDREVAMAYYNVHYFKQRMEQLMVLDSLFDQLNSFVEKGVEAGEFAPPQQDVINLQYNDLKLKLEENIVSLRNANNALNYWLQSDTLYTVESGRFIKAQLKLLDTSNNPFLEVSKASNKTYIQEFLVAKKAESPELNVGVFNGVNQGVKPNSYFGVQVGVSFNIQPKIEKSKWDAKRQMINANELDFEDQKKMLLLKQQELMGNISLLGQKLDYYETEGMPIYDRFVQNALKTLSAGEVSIFEFTQMMQSAYAVNENYLKTLLEYNLEIVSANYITIP from the coding sequence ATGGAAAAAATAATTCAATTTAGCGTTAAGAATAAGCTCCTTGTTTTTTTGCTTGTTTTCGCTTTAATAGGTGGAGGAATTTATTCATTTGTTCACATTCCAGTGGGATCGGTGCCTGATATTACCAACAATCAGGTGCAGGTAATTACTACTTCTAGAAATCTCTCTACTCAGGATGTTGAAAAATACTTGACCTATCCAGTAGAGTTGGAAATGGCCAATCTCCCAAACTTAAAAGAGATCAGATCGGTATCTAAGTTTGGGCTCTCAGTAGTAACGTTAGTTTTTGACGATGAAATAGGAACGTATGTGCCCAGACAACTGATTGAGGAAAAGTTAAAGCTGGCAGCTGAGAATATTCCCGCAGGATTCGGAGTGCCATTTATGGGACCTATTACTACTGGCTTAGGAGAGATTTATCAGTACACTTTAGAGGTGGATAAAGCTCACAAAGGAGAATACTCGGTTACAGAACTTCGTACCATCCAGGATTGGATCGTCAAAAGACAGCTCTCAGGAATTCCAGGAGTGGTTGAAGTAAATACATGGGGTGGGTATTTGAAACAATATGAAATAAGTGTAGACCCCACAAGTATTGCTACAATGGAAGTTTCAATGACTGAAATCTATGAGGCATTAGAGAAAAACAATAGTGTTGCAGGTGGGGGATATATTGAAAAAGGAGAACAAACCTATTTTGTAAGAGGGGAAGGTTTAGTTACTTCCAAAGAAGATATTGAACAAATTCCGGTCAAGTTGGTTAACGGAATTCCGCTGCTCATAAAGGATGTCGCTACCGTTAAAATTGGTGCAGCTAATCGTTTTGGAGCGATTACGGGTAACGGAGAAGGAGAGAAGGTAATGGGGCAGATCATGATGCTCAAAGGCGCTAACTCAAAAGAGGTTATAAGCGCGGTTAATGAGAAAGTAGCATTAGTGAATAAAAGCCTTCCAGAAGGTGTTTACATTAAGCCGTTTTTAGAGAGAAGCGAGTTGATCAATAAAACTTCTTTCACGATTTCTGAGAATCTGATTCTTGGTTTCTTAATTGTTTTCGTTGTAGTCGTTGTGTTACTGGGAGACATAAGGTCTGGTTTAGTAGTGGCCTCGATTATCCCATTGACCTTGCTAATTGCATTAACGGCCATGTATGTTTTTGGTGTAGATGCTAATTTGATGAGTTTGGGAGCAATAGATTTTGGGATCATCATCGATGGAGCCGTTATCATTGTTGAGTTCATCGCTTTTAAGATTGTAGCCAGGTCCAACCAATTGTTAGGCGATCGACAAAAGCTATCTCAACAAGAAGTGGATGAAATCACGATTTCAAGTACGGCCAAAATGATGCGCTCAGCCGTTTTCGGACAGATCATTATCATGATTGTTTTTATCCCTATTCTAACGTTAGCCGGAGTAGAAGGGAAAATGTTTAGGCCGATGGCACTGGTGTTTGTTTTTGCGATTCTCGGAGCCATGTTTCTTTGCTTTACGTATGTACCCGTAGTGGCAAGTTTACTGCTGAAGCCAAGAAAAGCTAATCGACCTAGTTTGGCAGATCGATTAATGCGTGTCATCTCTAGATGGTATATGCCAGTGTTCAGACGATCGATACGATCTAAGGCTGTTTTTATAAGCGGAGCCGCACTGCTTATGATATTAGCTGTCGGTTTATTCGTTAGGATGGGAGGTGAGTTTGTTCCGACTTTGGATGAAGGAGATTTGGTTATTCAGCCAACGTTAAAGACAGGAACATCCCTTTCGGAAACCATTAGAATCACTACAGAGGTTGAAAAACAACTGTTAGCTTTTCCTGAAGTGGAAGGTGTGGTTTCTCGTATCGGTGCCGCTGAAGTTCCTACTGATCCAATGTCGATGGAGGAAAGTGATGTGATCATCAAATTAAAACCAAAATCTACCTGGAAATCCGCTCATACCAAGGATGAGCTGGTAGGGCTATTCAAAACGGAGTTGCAGAAAATTCCGGGTGTAGAATACGAGTTTACACAACCCATTGAAATGCGTTTTAATGAATTGATTACGGGGGTGAGAGCCGATTTGGCTATCAAGATATTCGGAGATAACTTGGATACGCTAAGTGTGCTCGCAAAAAGAGTTGAAGAAGCGATTCAGGGGGTTGAGGGTGCTTCAGATATTATTGTGGAAAAAACAGCTGGGTTACCACAAATGATCGTCAAATACAAAAAAGACCAAATTGCAAAATACGGAGTGGATACAAAATCATTGAATGATCTGTTGACCATGGGGTTTGGAGGTAAATCTGCGGGAGTTGTATTTGAAGGAGAAAAACAGTTTGACCTGGTGGTTCGATTGGATGAGAAGTTTAGAAAAGATATTGATAATATCAAACAGTTACCTGTTATTTTACCGAATCAAACAGTTATGCCATTGGAAGCTTTTGCGGATGTCTATTATGACGAAGGTCCTGCTAAAATATCTCGAGACGATACGAAACGAAGAGTAGTGATTGGTGTAAATGTTAGAGGGCGAGATCTCGAATCAGTAGTAAAAGATATCCAAACCATTATTCAGAATGAAGTCAATATTCCTGAAGGGTATACGGTAACCTATGGAGGCCAATACGAAAACCTGGCCAATGCAACCAATAGACTCCTGATTGTGATTCCCATTTCCTTGTTGCTGATTTTAGTACTGCTTTATTTTGCCTTTAGGAGCCTGAAGGAAACGTTGATGATCTTTTCAGCGATTCCATTATCAGCTGTAGGTGGAGTCTTTATGCTTTACCTAAGAGATATGCCCTTCAGTATTTCTGCAGGAGTAGGTTTTATTGCCTTGTTCGGTATTTCAGTTCTTAACGGTATTGTACTTATTGAGGAATTCAGAGAATTGAAAGAAAAAGGATACACCAACTTAAATAGGATTATCCTGAAAGGTACAAGAGTAAGGCTGCGTCCTGTGCTGCTTACAGCTAGTGCGGCAGCGTTAGGTTTCCTGCCAATGGCGATTTCTACAAATGCTGGTGCAGAAGTGCAAAGACCTTTGGCAACTGTAGTAATTGGAGGGTTGATTTCTGCTACCTTACTGACGTTGATTATACTTCCTAATTTATATGTGTTGTTCAACAAGAAGTCTTCGAAAAAAGGGATGTCTAAAGTGGTTAAAGTGATAACTGTTTTATTAATCCTTGTTGTAGGACAAACCTATGGACAAGAGGCGGTATCTTTAGAAGAAGCACAGCGAATTGCACAACAGCATAACTTGCGAATTCAATCAGGAGAAGAAATAGTTCAATCAAACGAGTACATGGAGAAGACTGCTTATGATTTGGAAAAAACAGAGGTTTACTATGGTTTTGATCAAAATAACGTTGCAGTTAATGAATTGCCTTTACACGTGTTTGGGGTAACGCAGAGCTTTAAGTCACCGGGTTATTACAAATCTAAAAAGGAATGGTTGTCCTCAAAAACCGAACTGAGTAACTATCAGTTGGAGGCTGATCGATTTTATTTGGATAGGGAAGTAGCGATGGCTTACTACAACGTGCACTATTTTAAGCAACGAATGGAACAGTTAATGGTGCTGGATTCACTCTTTGATCAGTTGAACTCATTTGTTGAGAAGGGCGTTGAAGCTGGTGAATTTGCTCCTCCCCAGCAAGATGTGATTAACTTGCAATACAATGACCTCAAGTTGAAGCTAGAAGAGAACATCGTTTCGCTGAGAAATGCGAACAATGCACTGAATTATTGGTTACAGTCAGATACGCTATATACTGTTGAATCAGGACGTTTTATAAAGGCGCAACTTAAGTTGCTAGACACTTCAAATAACCCTTTTTTAGAGGTTAGCAAAGCATCAAACAAGACGTATATACAGGAATTTCTCGTGGCGAAAAAAGCGGAATCTCCAGAGTTAAATGTTGGTGTTTTTAATGGGGTTAATCAAGGTGTTAAACCTAATTCCTACTTTGGTGTGCAAGTCGGGGTGTCGTTCAATATCCAACCGAAGATAGAAAAGAGTAAATGGGATGCTAAAAGGCAAATGATCAATGCAAATGAATTGGATTTTGAAGATCAAAAGAAAATGCTCCTATTGAAACAGCAAGAATTAATGGGAAACATTTCTCTTTTGGGTCAAAAGCTGGATTACTACGAAACAGAAGGGATGCCCATCTATGACCGATTTGTTCAGAACGCTCTTAAAACCTTGTCAGCTGGAGAAGTGAGCATATTTGAGTTTACCCAGATGATGCAATCTGCTTATGCTGTAAATGAAAATTATTTAAAAACATTGCTGGAGTACAACCTAGAGATTGTCTCAGCGAATTACATCACAATACCATGA
- a CDS encoding sensor histidine kinase yields MSKLSFKRRIASSFIVATAVIVAVVFIVVYFTVYFTVYNRLDNDLSYEAEKHISEVHLHEGSLVYIDLTGLKEAEHREVQVNPVFIQLYNKDGSPSDKSPNLKENSLVLDKQNVGSHVTTVLADKQIRQFQIPYIKDGEIKGYIVTAMSLESTLVVLNNLLYTLLISYPIILLGLFLISYKLAARSIVPVMDITATTRRITQSNLSERVELPEKDDELHELVVSINNLLDRIQGAIVREKQFTSDASHELRTPLSVLQGTLEVLVRKPRQPEEYQEKAGLCLDEVARMNRIIDQLLELARFDNHPVLDEKNTLPVAEIVKQILLRRDIQIEDKQLKIELDLTNYSNVLRVSAFHGEIILDNLISNAIKYSKQEGAISISIKSSDDRVSFVIKDQGIGIKKDDLERIFQPFFRSQALQHKQIKGVGLGLSIVRKAADAINADLSVESQEGSGTTFTVDFKGILRMN; encoded by the coding sequence ATGAGCAAATTAAGCTTTAAAAGAAGGATCGCTTCCAGTTTTATCGTGGCTACTGCCGTCATTGTAGCGGTCGTGTTTATTGTCGTTTACTTCACAGTTTATTTCACGGTGTACAACCGACTCGACAATGATTTATCTTATGAAGCTGAAAAGCACATCTCTGAAGTGCATTTGCACGAGGGTAGCCTAGTTTATATAGATCTTACCGGTTTAAAGGAAGCAGAACATCGCGAGGTGCAAGTGAACCCCGTGTTTATTCAGCTTTACAATAAGGATGGATCTCCTTCTGATAAGTCGCCCAACCTTAAAGAGAATAGTCTTGTTTTAGACAAACAGAATGTGGGATCTCATGTCACTACCGTATTAGCAGATAAACAAATAAGACAGTTTCAGATTCCTTATATTAAGGATGGAGAAATAAAAGGGTATATTGTTACGGCCATGTCGCTGGAGTCAACATTAGTAGTCCTCAATAATTTACTCTATACACTATTGATTTCCTATCCCATAATTCTTCTCGGGTTATTCCTAATCTCTTATAAGTTAGCAGCCAGAAGCATTGTTCCAGTTATGGATATTACTGCTACTACCAGACGTATAACACAGTCCAATTTATCTGAGCGTGTAGAGTTACCAGAGAAAGACGATGAGTTGCATGAATTGGTCGTTTCTATTAATAATTTACTAGATCGTATTCAAGGAGCAATTGTCCGGGAAAAGCAGTTCACATCTGATGCATCACACGAGTTGAGGACGCCACTTTCTGTTTTGCAGGGTACATTAGAAGTATTGGTTCGAAAACCACGTCAACCAGAGGAATACCAGGAAAAGGCAGGGCTATGTCTCGATGAAGTGGCAAGAATGAATCGAATTATTGATCAGTTGCTTGAATTGGCAAGGTTTGACAATCACCCAGTTCTGGATGAGAAGAACACGCTCCCAGTTGCAGAAATCGTTAAGCAGATTCTATTGCGCAGAGATATTCAAATAGAGGATAAACAACTGAAAATAGAACTAGACCTTACCAACTATAGTAATGTGTTGCGCGTTTCGGCTTTCCATGGAGAGATCATTTTAGATAATCTCATTTCTAACGCCATAAAGTATTCTAAACAAGAGGGAGCCATTTCAATTTCTATAAAAAGCAGTGATGATAGGGTTTCGTTTGTAATTAAAGATCAAGGAATTGGTATTAAAAAGGATGATTTAGAACGTATTTTCCAGCCCTTCTTTAGATCGCAAGCACTGCAGCATAAACAAATCAAAGGAGTAGGTCTCGGATTGTCGATTGTACGAAAAGCAGCCGATGCAATTAATGCGGACCTTTCGGTTGAAAGCCAAGAGGGGAGTGGAACAACCTTTACTGTAGATTTTAAGGGAATCTTAAGAATGAACTAA
- a CDS encoding response regulator transcription factor — protein sequence MKLLVVEDEPGIANFLKQGLEEEGFVVDVANAGKRGLDLALSENYDLLILDWMVPELTGIEICTQFRKVDQSTPVIFLTAKDTVEETIFGLKMGGNDYIKKPFHFEELLQRIRVQLRDIPTEEVLKLGPIELNPEAHLVMKNGEEIALTQKEFALLEMLMRNKGRVCTRTRIIEKVWDIHFDYSTGVIDVYINALRKKLTLNDEENYIQTVRGVGYIAKEL from the coding sequence ATGAAACTATTGGTGGTAGAAGATGAACCAGGTATTGCTAACTTTCTTAAACAGGGGCTAGAAGAAGAAGGCTTTGTTGTGGATGTTGCGAATGCAGGTAAACGAGGGTTAGATCTTGCCTTGTCAGAGAACTATGACTTGTTGATACTTGATTGGATGGTCCCAGAATTGACAGGAATTGAGATCTGTACGCAGTTTCGTAAAGTAGATCAATCAACTCCCGTTATTTTCCTAACCGCAAAAGATACTGTTGAAGAAACGATTTTTGGGCTTAAAATGGGAGGGAATGATTATATCAAAAAGCCTTTTCATTTTGAAGAGTTGTTGCAACGTATCCGGGTGCAGTTGAGAGATATTCCAACTGAAGAAGTTTTAAAGTTAGGGCCGATCGAACTCAACCCAGAGGCACATTTGGTAATGAAAAATGGTGAAGAAATTGCCCTCACCCAAAAAGAGTTTGCTCTTTTGGAGATGTTGATGCGTAATAAAGGAAGAGTTTGTACTCGCACCCGAATCATTGAAAAAGTTTGGGATATACATTTCGACTATAGCACAGGTGTGATCGATGTCTACATCAATGCACTTAGGAAAAAATTAACGCTCAATGATGAAGAGAACTACATTCAAACCGTCAGAGGTGTTGGTTACATTGCAAAAGAGCTATGA
- a CDS encoding energy transducer TonB — MRYLVLFLLGVCTSYHWSQTNTHYSADSFPTPPPVHLNNYPENEVTSDHILMDPIELAPAFPGGQKAMYSFLSDHLVIPAYIIENGLQGKLYVQFTIDSTGDIKDVSVLKSFHQVMDAEIIRVIEMMPCWKPGQIGLEKVDMKFTLPITVSLN; from the coding sequence ATGAGATACCTTGTTTTATTTCTTCTTGGTGTATGCACTTCCTATCATTGGTCGCAAACGAACACCCATTATTCAGCGGACAGCTTTCCTACACCTCCGCCTGTTCACCTAAACAACTATCCTGAGAATGAAGTTACTTCAGACCATATTTTAATGGACCCAATAGAGTTAGCACCAGCGTTTCCTGGAGGACAAAAAGCCATGTATAGTTTTCTTTCTGATCATCTAGTTATTCCAGCTTACATCATTGAAAATGGCTTACAGGGAAAGCTATATGTTCAATTCACCATTGATTCAACTGGTGATATTAAAGATGTTTCCGTCTTAAAAAGTTTTCACCAAGTGATGGATGCAGAAATCATAAGAGTCATTGAGATGATGCCTTGTTGGAAACCTGGACAAATTGGCCTTGAAAAAGTGGACATGAAGTTTACACTTCCCATAACGGTATCATTAAATTAG
- a CDS encoding caspase family protein: protein MVKAYFLILACIVFGELSIAQDLAPEVVVQTGHSANVLDLALTTDGNYLISCSKDGRILVWDRTTQKQFKEFRVHSDVVTSIILHPQDPAVFYSSSMDGKVYSHNLFSSESELMTNVGSPVSKLIYLPDSKRFVVGCEGVVLYDANFNVLKSFGIFSEIGIFDDSGSMVTDVDVSDDETWCSVTNGAGKAVAFKLEGGEQMYAQQKPSIEKVLLVHNGKKVLQCFSGGAIRISDVQGIGTRLILGRDQSVKSAVDKHEKLAYIGTGNGNLLVLNTKSVFIKKTVKISDFKITSVKVNELSNEVLVADEAGKIFILDLKNLSVKEVYEAKIKRVTAISASANGKMIAVAFQNNELNVFNLSNLQTISNTALVNKNSSERYQTEVVEVSWDGDRVKVTFLKKKTSIEIRDRYDYVKEYEAYWDLSSEKLDDIKRVGIPQFSVQYDRGLLSNGITQRSRLAYLYPNKITTYDGEAKLSGSNSQFISTTGGNVSITHNDVITAIAECDHYLASASWDGSVCLWDKSTKGLLNRIYLFDRNQFALFDNEDYYYSSKNGIKNIGFRMDNAMYSFEQFDLLYNRPDRVFRGLESVLGNEVIEDYALAYQKRLQRLGLKEDNLVLNATEIPVLSMEGELEENRYKLSLDWELKKETQSRLHIYINGVPVYGVQGLEITQNKNTSTTLLELEEGKNNVVAYISTDKGMKSLRSEVIVNVEWQANNPTDLYLVTIGCSKYLEDQYDLDYASKDAADVANFMSKSDRFEKANILTILDEEVMKSSLSVIKNHIANADINDVVMVYVAGHGVLSKNYDLYLATHDMDFLHPEENGIAYNQLETIIASSKSRHKCLFLDACHSGEIDKTEVELAQVESTTEDGDIKFRSFNGGTNIAEQNSFQLSKNLFADMIPNHGVTIVSSAGGSEFALEGDSWKNGVFTYSFLSGLSNKAADFNADGKVMLSEITKYVLNNVVKLTNGAQNPTSRIENIYNDIEIY, encoded by the coding sequence ATGGTCAAAGCCTATTTCTTAATTCTCGCTTGCATTGTTTTTGGTGAACTATCCATTGCTCAGGATTTGGCACCTGAAGTCGTAGTGCAAACAGGTCACTCGGCAAATGTCCTTGATCTTGCATTAACCACTGATGGCAATTATCTGATATCCTGTAGTAAGGATGGTAGGATATTGGTTTGGGATAGAACAACACAAAAACAGTTCAAGGAATTCAGAGTGCATTCGGATGTCGTGACGAGTATTATTCTACACCCTCAAGATCCTGCTGTGTTTTATTCGTCTTCGATGGATGGTAAGGTTTATTCACATAACCTGTTCTCCAGTGAGTCTGAATTGATGACTAACGTGGGAAGTCCGGTTTCTAAATTGATTTACCTTCCAGACTCTAAAAGATTTGTGGTAGGGTGTGAAGGTGTAGTGCTTTACGATGCCAATTTTAACGTGCTTAAGTCTTTTGGGATATTTTCAGAAATAGGGATCTTTGATGATTCTGGTTCTATGGTGACGGATGTTGATGTTAGTGATGATGAAACCTGGTGTTCGGTAACCAATGGTGCAGGAAAAGCAGTGGCATTTAAGCTTGAAGGAGGTGAGCAAATGTATGCACAGCAAAAGCCTTCTATAGAGAAAGTCCTTTTGGTCCATAACGGAAAAAAAGTATTACAGTGTTTCTCAGGAGGAGCTATTCGGATATCTGATGTTCAGGGAATTGGAACTCGTTTGATTTTAGGCCGTGACCAATCCGTAAAGTCAGCGGTAGATAAGCATGAAAAGTTAGCCTACATAGGAACTGGAAATGGCAATTTGTTAGTCCTGAATACAAAAAGCGTGTTTATTAAGAAGACGGTTAAGATCAGTGATTTTAAAATTACTTCGGTAAAAGTGAATGAGTTATCGAATGAAGTCTTGGTGGCTGATGAGGCGGGTAAGATATTTATTTTAGACCTGAAAAATTTGTCGGTTAAAGAGGTCTACGAAGCTAAAATTAAAAGAGTGACGGCTATTTCTGCTTCTGCTAATGGAAAAATGATTGCGGTGGCTTTTCAAAATAACGAACTGAATGTTTTCAATTTATCAAATCTGCAAACCATCTCTAATACGGCATTGGTCAACAAGAATTCTAGCGAACGTTACCAAACAGAAGTAGTAGAGGTTTCATGGGATGGTGATCGTGTGAAAGTGACTTTCCTCAAAAAGAAGACCAGTATTGAGATCAGAGATCGATACGACTATGTGAAAGAATACGAGGCTTACTGGGACTTAAGTAGTGAAAAGCTTGATGATATTAAGAGGGTTGGAATACCCCAGTTTTCAGTTCAGTATGATAGAGGGTTACTCAGTAATGGGATCACGCAAAGAAGCAGGTTGGCCTATCTCTATCCAAATAAGATAACCACTTACGATGGTGAAGCAAAGTTATCGGGATCTAACAGTCAATTCATTTCCACGACAGGAGGAAATGTTTCCATCACCCACAATGATGTCATCACGGCTATAGCTGAATGTGATCATTACCTGGCAAGTGCATCATGGGACGGTTCAGTATGTCTTTGGGATAAATCGACAAAAGGACTCCTCAATCGTATATACCTATTTGACCGCAATCAATTCGCTCTATTTGATAATGAAGACTATTACTATTCCAGCAAGAATGGGATTAAAAATATAGGCTTTAGAATGGACAATGCGATGTATTCCTTTGAACAGTTTGACTTACTCTATAATCGGCCAGATAGAGTTTTTCGTGGACTGGAATCCGTACTGGGCAATGAAGTGATCGAAGATTATGCTTTGGCTTATCAAAAAAGGTTGCAAAGACTTGGTCTGAAAGAGGATAATTTAGTGCTAAATGCAACTGAAATACCAGTGCTTTCTATGGAAGGGGAGCTAGAAGAGAATCGATATAAACTCTCTTTAGATTGGGAATTGAAGAAGGAAACGCAATCCCGTTTGCATATTTACATTAATGGAGTGCCTGTATATGGTGTTCAAGGATTGGAAATCACTCAAAACAAGAATACTTCTACAACTTTGCTGGAACTAGAAGAAGGTAAGAATAATGTGGTCGCATATATTTCCACAGACAAGGGAATGAAATCTTTACGTAGCGAAGTGATCGTAAATGTTGAATGGCAAGCGAATAACCCTACAGATCTCTATTTGGTCACCATCGGTTGCTCAAAGTATTTAGAAGATCAGTATGACCTAGATTATGCAAGTAAAGATGCAGCAGATGTGGCGAACTTTATGAGCAAAAGTGATCGATTTGAAAAAGCTAACATTCTAACGATCCTTGACGAAGAGGTAATGAAAAGTAGTTTATCAGTGATCAAAAACCATATAGCAAATGCAGATATCAATGATGTGGTGATGGTTTATGTGGCAGGGCATGGTGTGCTGAGCAAGAATTATGACCTTTATCTCGCTACACATGACATGGATTTCTTGCATCCTGAGGAAAATGGAATTGCCTATAACCAATTGGAGACGATCATCGCTTCTTCTAAGAGTCGACATAAGTGTCTTTTTCTTGATGCTTGTCATTCAGGAGAGATCGATAAAACAGAGGTGGAATTGGCTCAGGTGGAATCTACAACTGAGGATGGTGATATCAAGTTCAGAAGCTTTAATGGTGGAACCAATATTGCCGAACAGAATTCTTTTCAATTATCCAAAAATCTGTTTGCTGATATGATTCCTAATCATGGCGTGACCATTGTTTCCAGTGCAGGTGGGTCAGAATTTGCCTTAGAAGGGGATTCCTGGAAGAATGGCGTGTTTACTTACAGCTTCTTGAGTGGATTATCAAACAAAGCAGCGGACTTCAATGCTGACGGCAAGGTGATGTTATCTGAGATCACAAAATATGTGTTAAATAATGTAGTAAAGCTCACGAATGGAGCGCAAAACCCAACATCAAGAATTGAGAATATTTACAACGATATTGAAATCTACTAG